One genomic window of Leptospira perdikensis includes the following:
- the uvrA gene encoding excinuclease ABC subunit UvrA, producing MKEENNLSDVDSFIRIRGAREHNLKNLNLDIPRDKLVVITGLSGSGKSSLAFDTIYAEGQRRYVESLSSYARQFLGQMEKPEVDQIEGLSPAISIEQKTTHRNPRSTVGTVTEIYDYLRLLYARVGKPHCPKCGTPISSLSVDQITDRINLFPEGTKLQIMAPVIQGKKGEHREVLERFKKEGFNRVRVNGEVYSLEDEIPLKKNFKADIDIVVDRIVMKPGIQSRLSDSVETALKTADGIVVVEDGEKDHLFSQKLSCPKCDDVSIPELTPRLFSFNSPFGACSNCDGLGALLEFDESLLVTDREASLAEGCIEAWGGSKSNSYWYVATIQALSKKLKFNLNTAWKDLSEKVRNTILHGDASIHIDYDFRGANSHYEFSKNYEGVIPNLKRRYKETKSDSMRQWFESFMTNHDCDECNGRRLRPEALAVKVQGVGIDVYTGYSIEKALEFTKSSEYKGAEDTISKPILKEILQRLHFLNDVGVGYLNLSRSAGTLSGGEMQRIRLATQIGSRLMGVLYILDEPSIGLHQRDNTKLVQTLKGLRNLGNTVLVVEHDKETMEEADFIVDMGPGAGVHGGEIVAFGTPEQIKKDKHSVTGKFLSGEKRISMPETRRIGNGKFLKITGASHNNLKNIDVSIPLGTLTVVTGVSGSGKSTLINEILYKELASSVMGMKLIPGKHKKIVGKDQIDKVINIDQSAIGRTPRSNPATYTGLFTFVRDLYSGLEEAKVRGYGPGRFSFNVAGGRCEKCEGDGILKIEMHFLPDIYVECEVCKGKRYNRETLEVKYKGKNIADILEMTIEEAVVFFENIPNLKRKLDTLMDVGLGYIKLGQAATTFSGGEAQRIKLSTELSKRPTGKTLYILDEPTTGLHFEDIEKLLSVLQVLVDKGNSMVIIEHNLDVIKAADYLIDIGPEGGDGGGEVIATGTPEEVVTVKRSFTGHYLKKVLEEEKALDLKYSKKKSK from the coding sequence ATGAAAGAGGAAAACAACCTATCCGATGTGGATTCCTTTATTCGTATTCGTGGCGCCCGAGAACATAACCTTAAAAACTTAAACCTAGACATTCCTCGAGACAAACTTGTGGTCATCACTGGACTTTCGGGTTCGGGAAAGTCTTCCTTGGCCTTTGATACCATTTATGCTGAGGGACAACGTCGGTATGTGGAATCCCTTTCTAGTTATGCCCGTCAGTTCCTCGGGCAAATGGAAAAACCGGAAGTTGATCAAATCGAGGGATTAAGTCCCGCAATCTCCATTGAACAAAAAACAACACACAGAAACCCGCGTTCTACGGTTGGGACAGTCACGGAAATTTACGACTATTTACGACTGTTATATGCAAGAGTAGGGAAACCTCATTGTCCTAAATGTGGAACACCAATTTCTAGTCTTTCGGTCGATCAAATCACAGACAGGATCAATTTATTCCCGGAAGGAACCAAACTCCAAATTATGGCCCCGGTCATCCAAGGGAAAAAAGGGGAACACCGCGAAGTTCTCGAACGTTTTAAAAAGGAAGGTTTTAATCGGGTTCGTGTGAACGGAGAAGTTTATTCCCTTGAGGATGAAATTCCCTTAAAGAAAAACTTCAAAGCAGATATAGATATTGTTGTAGATCGGATCGTAATGAAACCAGGAATCCAATCCCGGTTGTCTGATTCTGTGGAAACGGCTCTTAAGACGGCAGATGGAATTGTAGTGGTGGAAGATGGAGAAAAAGACCATCTATTCTCACAAAAACTTTCTTGCCCCAAGTGTGATGATGTCAGCATTCCAGAGCTCACTCCCAGGTTATTTTCTTTTAACTCTCCATTTGGCGCTTGTTCCAATTGTGATGGGCTCGGTGCCCTTCTTGAATTTGATGAATCCCTTCTTGTTACTGATAGAGAGGCATCTCTTGCGGAAGGTTGTATTGAGGCTTGGGGTGGTTCTAAATCCAATTCTTATTGGTACGTGGCCACCATACAAGCGTTATCTAAAAAACTGAAATTCAATTTAAACACCGCTTGGAAAGATTTATCAGAGAAGGTTCGAAACACCATTCTACATGGGGATGCTTCGATTCATATCGACTATGATTTCCGCGGAGCCAATTCTCATTATGAATTTTCCAAAAATTATGAAGGTGTGATTCCGAATCTGAAACGTCGTTACAAAGAAACCAAATCTGATTCGATGCGCCAGTGGTTTGAATCGTTTATGACAAATCATGATTGTGATGAATGTAACGGTCGGCGACTACGACCCGAAGCTCTTGCAGTCAAAGTTCAAGGTGTTGGAATTGATGTTTATACCGGTTATTCGATTGAAAAGGCTTTAGAGTTTACCAAGTCATCGGAATATAAAGGAGCAGAAGACACCATATCTAAACCAATTTTGAAGGAAATCTTACAACGCCTTCATTTTTTAAACGATGTGGGTGTTGGATACTTAAACTTAAGTCGGTCTGCAGGAACACTATCTGGTGGTGAGATGCAAAGGATACGCCTTGCAACCCAAATTGGTTCCCGCCTAATGGGCGTTTTGTACATTTTGGATGAACCATCGATTGGCCTCCACCAAAGAGACAATACGAAACTTGTACAAACCTTAAAAGGGCTTCGTAATTTGGGAAATACGGTTCTTGTTGTAGAACATGATAAAGAAACCATGGAAGAGGCTGATTTTATTGTCGATATGGGTCCAGGTGCTGGAGTCCACGGAGGGGAAATTGTAGCTTTCGGAACACCTGAACAAATCAAAAAAGACAAACATTCGGTCACAGGAAAATTCCTTTCGGGAGAAAAAAGAATCTCCATGCCAGAGACAAGACGTATTGGTAATGGAAAATTCCTAAAAATTACAGGTGCTAGTCACAACAATTTAAAAAATATTGATGTATCGATCCCTCTTGGAACTTTAACGGTTGTTACAGGGGTTTCTGGATCTGGAAAGTCCACTCTAATTAATGAAATTCTCTATAAGGAACTAGCAAGTTCTGTGATGGGGATGAAACTCATTCCAGGAAAACATAAAAAAATAGTTGGGAAAGATCAGATCGACAAAGTTATTAATATTGATCAGTCGGCAATTGGAAGAACTCCTCGTTCCAATCCAGCAACTTACACAGGTTTGTTTACTTTTGTTCGAGATTTATATAGCGGACTCGAAGAGGCCAAAGTCAGAGGTTATGGACCTGGCCGATTTAGTTTTAATGTGGCTGGTGGACGCTGCGAAAAATGTGAAGGGGACGGAATCTTAAAAATTGAAATGCATTTTCTTCCCGATATTTATGTCGAATGTGAGGTTTGTAAAGGTAAACGATACAACCGCGAAACTTTGGAAGTAAAATACAAAGGGAAAAACATAGCTGATATATTGGAAATGACAATTGAGGAAGCTGTTGTCTTTTTTGAAAATATTCCAAACCTAAAACGTAAGTTAGATACTCTTATGGATGTGGGTCTAGGTTATATCAAACTAGGACAAGCTGCCACTACCTTTTCCGGCGGTGAAGCACAAAGGATCAAACTTTCTACGGAACTGTCTAAACGCCCTACGGGAAAAACTCTTTATATTTTGGACGAACCCACAACGGGTCTCCATTTCGAAGACATCGAAAAGTTACTTTCTGTCCTCCAAGTCCTTGTTGATAAAGGAAATTCAATGGTCATCATTGAACACAACTTAGATGTGATCAAAGCGGCCGATTATCTCATTGATATTGGTCCTGAAGGTGGTGACGGTGGCGGTGAGGTGATTGCTACGGGAACTCCTGAAGAAGTAGTTACCGTAAAACGTTCGTTTACTGGTCATTACTTAAAGAAAGTATTGGAAGAAGAGAAGGCACTTGATCTTAAGTATTCTAAAAAAAAATCTAAATAA
- a CDS encoding acyl-CoA dehydrogenase: MSLGSENLILKYGVSGSSYPKDTGGPETGFYRSWKPYLIQEGFYHFLLGLESYLEFQKKLSLLAEEPVGVSLALSCMVEVNVAGGILLQSETTKQNRFQNENAKDKQTLTNLEGSHWAAFQNETPTRIYAVGVSEPGWETKLRKLKSRLENGKLSGTKSFITNGGEADVIFWVTKREAENPVYSVRRNIAESNVAVENQMIEESFHTDFTPLVSHLKLTLCEYPILDSDLILENYGKLGMELRLKELLSLVSLLIGKTKSVSKENKRIAEEREILIRWRETFLSPLNGNPEAEYLLTGFPYPTDALLLALTSHWNLASPKELKSIDPDYQLFVWEDSFTNYLVQKKNRKSS, from the coding sequence GTGTCACTCGGTTCAGAAAATTTAATTCTAAAATACGGTGTATCTGGTTCTTCTTACCCCAAAGATACTGGTGGACCAGAAACAGGATTCTATCGGAGTTGGAAACCCTATCTCATTCAGGAGGGTTTTTATCATTTCCTTTTGGGCCTTGAGTCCTATTTAGAATTTCAAAAGAAACTTTCATTACTCGCGGAAGAACCAGTGGGAGTATCCTTGGCCCTTTCTTGTATGGTGGAGGTAAATGTGGCAGGGGGGATCCTTCTCCAATCCGAAACTACAAAGCAAAATCGATTCCAAAATGAAAACGCAAAGGATAAGCAAACTCTTACGAATCTGGAAGGTTCCCATTGGGCTGCCTTTCAAAACGAAACACCTACAAGGATTTATGCTGTCGGGGTAAGTGAGCCGGGTTGGGAAACCAAACTTCGAAAGTTGAAGTCCAGACTAGAGAATGGAAAACTCTCCGGGACAAAATCATTTATCACAAACGGTGGAGAAGCAGACGTTATTTTTTGGGTCACCAAAAGAGAAGCTGAAAATCCAGTTTATTCGGTTCGGCGAAACATTGCCGAGAGTAATGTGGCAGTGGAAAATCAAATGATAGAGGAAAGTTTTCATACAGATTTCACACCGTTAGTAAGCCATCTAAAACTGACGTTATGCGAATATCCCATATTAGATTCGGATCTGATTTTAGAAAATTATGGGAAACTGGGTATGGAACTTCGTTTAAAGGAACTTCTATCTTTGGTTTCTTTACTCATAGGAAAAACCAAATCGGTATCTAAAGAAAATAAAAGGATCGCAGAAGAGAGAGAAATCCTGATCCGTTGGAGAGAAACCTTTCTTTCTCCATTGAATGGCAATCCGGAGGCAGAATATTTACTCACTGGATTTCCCTATCCAACAGATGCTTTACTTCTTGCCCTTACATCGCATTGGAATCTGGCTTCCCCAAAAGAACTAAAGTCGATTGATCCTGATTACCAACTTTTTGTTTGGGAAGACTCTTTTACGAATTATTTAGTCCAAAAGAAAAATAGAAAATCTTCTTAG
- a CDS encoding cation diffusion facilitator family transporter, producing MTKPRPKRSRLVLFLSLSGLLSVLIFIIEWIGSRESGSLALFADAGHIITDVFAHLISLFALLIASKKPTPKYPFGFHRFEVLAALFNGLLLIGIAAFILYESLSRFSGSTHVEAGTMLTYSLIGFCINLVSAALLAGVSKDSLNLKSAYLHVLSDLLGTFSVVVGALIIQFTGYREVDHFLSIILGIFILKTSFGIVKESIEILIEADTSDFDKDHLLEHIRVLIGIESVQNITVRKLTSGIFSVEIQILVKQDANRDKIVLEIHQVLKTEFGVPFVSVEILSADLKAKLQAISVRETEREFGHHGHSHGHAHDHH from the coding sequence ATGACTAAACCCAGACCGAAAAGATCCCGATTGGTGTTATTCTTAAGCCTATCGGGTTTATTATCAGTTCTCATTTTTATCATTGAATGGATTGGTTCCAGAGAGAGTGGAAGCCTTGCTCTATTTGCCGATGCAGGTCATATCATAACAGATGTATTTGCCCATCTAATTTCCCTTTTTGCTCTCCTGATTGCTTCGAAAAAACCAACCCCAAAATACCCTTTTGGATTTCACAGATTTGAGGTTCTAGCGGCCCTTTTTAATGGACTCCTGCTCATTGGAATTGCGGCCTTTATTCTTTATGAAAGTTTAAGCCGATTTTCTGGATCAACTCACGTAGAAGCAGGTACAATGCTCACTTACTCTCTGATTGGATTTTGTATCAATTTAGTTTCTGCGGCCTTACTTGCCGGGGTGAGTAAAGATAGCCTCAACTTAAAATCAGCTTACCTACATGTCTTAAGTGATCTACTAGGAACTTTCTCTGTTGTCGTAGGAGCTCTCATCATCCAGTTCACTGGTTACCGAGAAGTAGATCATTTTTTAAGTATCATTCTTGGAATCTTCATTCTTAAAACTTCATTCGGGATTGTAAAAGAATCGATTGAGATATTGATAGAAGCGGATACAAGTGATTTTGATAAAGATCATTTACTCGAACACATTCGTGTTTTAATAGGGATTGAATCGGTGCAAAACATTACGGTTCGCAAACTCACTTCCGGTATTTTTTCTGTAGAAATACAAATATTAGTGAAACAAGACGCAAACAGAGACAAAATTGTTTTGGAAATCCACCAAGTTTTAAAAACTGAATTTGGAGTTCCTTTTGTATCAGTCGAAATTCTTTCCGCTGACTTAAAAGCTAAATTACAAGCAATCTCAGTGAGAGAAACAGAACGAGAGTTTGGTCATCATGGTCATAGCCACGGGCATGCACACGACCACCACTAA
- a CDS encoding OmpA family protein yields the protein MRSNFSFFYFFVFSFVFVSGLSADWVYFPYEYNQIYKEKYALELELADIRKQHQNELNRLEEEKKELQIQNRNLTEDLELEKRNRAKEQDEYSDKMRDYDMRLRSLEKKGTDKERLLADENRKREEKDRADLDALKKKLEDRERECLQKEQKLRESYESKMDELRERIRNLEEELGNLRKLTKEQKRELERLAEQTKEFEEKLAKEITSGQIRLKRFHNKLIINIDDKISFDSGSSELKPAILPAIEKIREILAAYPENYIVVEGHTDNVPIKTKFRNNWHLSSERALSVLEYMLQNKNLNPKNFSSAGYGEFQPIVPNTTKENKALNRRVDIVVVPRATGSLNTNND from the coding sequence ATGCGAAGTAATTTCAGTTTTTTCTATTTTTTTGTTTTCAGTTTTGTTTTTGTTTCCGGGCTCTCGGCGGACTGGGTTTATTTTCCTTACGAATACAACCAAATCTACAAAGAAAAATATGCTTTGGAATTGGAACTTGCTGATATTCGCAAACAACATCAAAATGAACTGAACCGTTTAGAAGAAGAAAAAAAGGAACTTCAAATCCAAAACCGAAATCTCACTGAAGATTTGGAATTGGAAAAACGAAATCGTGCCAAAGAACAGGACGAGTATTCGGATAAGATGCGCGATTATGATATGCGCCTTCGTAGTTTAGAAAAGAAAGGGACGGACAAAGAACGTCTCCTCGCCGATGAAAATCGTAAACGAGAAGAAAAAGATCGAGCTGATTTGGATGCACTGAAGAAAAAACTCGAAGACCGAGAACGGGAATGCCTTCAAAAAGAACAGAAACTCCGTGAAAGTTACGAATCAAAAATGGATGAATTGAGAGAGAGGATTCGCAATTTAGAAGAAGAACTCGGAAACCTACGTAAACTTACCAAAGAACAAAAAAGAGAATTAGAGCGACTTGCCGAACAAACCAAAGAGTTTGAAGAAAAGTTAGCAAAAGAAATCACCTCAGGTCAGATCCGACTCAAACGATTTCATAACAAACTGATTATCAATATTGATGATAAAATTTCTTTTGATAGTGGTTCTTCTGAATTAAAACCAGCCATTCTTCCTGCCATTGAAAAAATTCGTGAAATTTTGGCTGCTTATCCGGAAAATTACATAGTTGTGGAGGGACATACAGACAATGTCCCAATCAAAACAAAGTTCAGAAATAATTGGCATCTTTCCAGCGAACGAGCATTATCCGTTTTAGAATATATGTTACAAAACAAAAATCTAAATCCGAAGAATTTTTCCAGTGCGGGTTATGGTGAGTTCCAACCCATTGTTCCAAACACTACAAAGGAAAACAAAGCCTTAAATCGCCGAGTGGATATTGTGGTGGTTCCAAGAGCGACAGGTTCACTCAACACAAATAATGACTAA
- the mgtE gene encoding magnesium transporter translates to MEEERKKESEFRIKIDRDSDSYDEFVGQIKDLIGAEDSKQLKSMLDGAHPADIVTLFRDLEREEELYLFRLLPAEDQAYSLIKMEEETLESFLEELSVDEISNTLNHIETDETTYLLAYLPGAKRELVLANLSKAASFEIRSQLGFREYSAGRLMSKDFATVSITENVRKGIINVRKKAKEIEIYQVYVTDEDGVLEGFIPLKDLFLTPINTKVAKITNFSVFAFHYDVDQEEVANTFKKYDLVSAAVTDDLGRIIGRITVDDVLEIVEEEASEDILLMAGVSEDERLSTPILQSVKRRIVWLNVNLLTAFVSSTVVAFFEDTISQIVVLATLMPIVAGLGGNAGTQSVTVVIRNIATGDLSFSNWWEAVRKECTIGVLNGLVLGTVTGCMIFLVKGNLVLGLVVGTAMFVNMIVASLTGSLVPIALKAMRVDPAIASSIFVTATTDVCGFFFFLGLATVFAKYLI, encoded by the coding sequence ATGGAAGAAGAAAGAAAGAAAGAGTCCGAATTCCGTATCAAAATCGACAGGGACAGCGATTCCTATGATGAGTTTGTCGGTCAGATCAAAGACCTGATTGGGGCTGAAGATTCCAAACAATTAAAATCAATGCTCGATGGGGCTCACCCCGCCGATATCGTTACCTTATTTCGTGATTTAGAAAGAGAAGAGGAATTGTATTTATTCCGTCTCCTTCCCGCAGAAGACCAAGCATACTCTCTCATCAAAATGGAAGAGGAAACTCTGGAATCTTTTTTGGAAGAACTTTCTGTAGATGAAATTTCAAATACCCTAAATCATATTGAAACAGATGAAACTACTTATTTATTAGCTTATCTTCCCGGAGCCAAGCGCGAGTTAGTTCTTGCGAATTTAAGTAAAGCCGCTAGTTTTGAAATCAGATCGCAATTGGGATTTCGGGAATATTCTGCCGGCCGATTAATGTCCAAAGACTTTGCAACGGTATCCATTACGGAAAACGTTCGTAAAGGAATTATCAATGTCCGTAAAAAAGCCAAAGAAATCGAAATTTACCAAGTTTATGTTACTGATGAAGATGGTGTTCTTGAAGGTTTTATTCCCCTAAAAGATTTATTCCTCACACCAATTAATACCAAGGTCGCAAAGATCACTAATTTCTCTGTATTTGCTTTTCATTATGATGTGGACCAGGAAGAGGTCGCCAATACATTCAAAAAATACGATTTAGTGAGTGCTGCTGTAACAGATGATTTAGGCCGGATCATTGGCCGAATCACTGTGGATGATGTGCTTGAAATCGTTGAGGAAGAGGCATCGGAAGATATCCTTCTCATGGCCGGGGTATCAGAGGATGAAAGATTATCCACCCCCATTTTACAATCGGTAAAACGCCGGATTGTTTGGTTGAATGTAAACTTACTTACGGCATTTGTTAGCTCCACTGTGGTTGCTTTTTTTGAAGATACCATTTCACAGATTGTGGTCCTAGCCACCCTTATGCCCATTGTGGCAGGGCTTGGTGGGAATGCAGGAACGCAATCAGTAACGGTTGTTATTCGTAATATTGCTACAGGAGATCTTTCTTTTTCTAATTGGTGGGAGGCAGTTCGTAAAGAATGTACCATTGGTGTATTGAATGGACTTGTTCTTGGTACTGTTACTGGATGTATGATATTTTTAGTGAAGGGTAATCTTGTTCTTGGACTTGTGGTGGGAACGGCTATGTTTGTGAATATGATTGTTGCTTCGCTCACAGGTTCTCTTGTTCCCATCGCTCTTAAGGCGATGCGTGTGGATCCAGCCATTGCTTCTTCTATTTTTGTTACGGCAACCACCGATGTTTGTGGATTTTTCTTTTTCCTCGGACTTGCCACAGTGTTTGCAAAATATTTAATTTAG
- a CDS encoding LA_2219 family laminin/E-cadherin/plasminogen-binding protein — protein sequence MKFLHLFVLAFLCFLLIHCQSTPSTDTKPEVTGEILPTKDVLPPPGGEGEIILNEKGEEVQNHTGELPFFQKKSDQPTELFRVFIASDSYAVRQIRHSDKIRRKPDPGGDELSKEEMKKFDLLTFVDDGMITIGLNSVTGKLESIAFDRRVPRINDIAKIIQNDASRFNYEHSSKDGTPIITKFLISYQIRLYPGKTRDEIKQMLQKKK from the coding sequence ATGAAATTCTTGCATTTGTTTGTACTGGCTTTTTTATGTTTTCTTCTCATCCATTGCCAATCGACTCCTTCTACAGATACAAAACCTGAAGTCACTGGAGAAATTCTCCCAACAAAGGATGTCCTTCCACCACCAGGTGGTGAAGGGGAAATCATTTTAAACGAAAAAGGAGAAGAGGTTCAAAACCATACAGGGGAACTTCCTTTTTTCCAGAAAAAAAGTGACCAACCAACAGAACTATTCCGAGTTTTCATAGCTTCCGATTCTTATGCCGTAAGGCAAATCCGCCATTCTGATAAAATTCGTAGAAAACCAGATCCAGGTGGTGATGAACTTTCTAAAGAGGAAATGAAGAAGTTTGACCTTCTGACCTTTGTTGACGATGGGATGATCACTATTGGACTGAATAGCGTAACAGGTAAATTGGAATCCATCGCCTTTGACCGCCGGGTACCAAGGATCAACGACATTGCGAAGATCATTCAAAATGACGCTTCTCGTTTTAATTATGAACATTCTTCGAAAGATGGAACTCCTATCATCACGAAGTTTTTGATTAGTTACCAAATTCGTCTCTATCCAGGAAAGACTAGAGATGAAATCAAACAGATGTTACAGAAGAAGAAATAA
- a CDS encoding LEA type 2 family protein gives MKLVAPLILSLLTLQCSVLGVIQDKIPMPAFEFDSLSIKSITFTDITLNVVTSVENPYPVSIPSSLLDMDIKIEGLKLSQIKTDLGAIEGKKTKQLPLEVKLKYTDLLNLYKKFPNKPLLEVSAEGNMKVPIPKQWQLLGKDSLSFPFVKKREIPAILPNVEIQNFKILMPTEADILSASNTGALADTATGFLKGLLGGTKQPATSAAKAGLSGLKLDLNTEFDFVFSNQAASNLNLTGLTYDLNLAGEKFLNGTPKEIINSGKTSTVKVATKFPITSISSSLYKTIQSRTAQFDLKGDSGLKVPAVQETIPFQYEKQGNFKW, from the coding sequence ATGAAATTGGTCGCACCCCTTATCCTTTCTTTATTAACTCTTCAGTGTTCTGTTCTTGGTGTGATCCAAGATAAAATTCCGATGCCTGCCTTTGAATTTGATTCTTTATCGATCAAAAGTATTACTTTCACGGACATCACTCTGAACGTTGTGACTTCCGTGGAAAATCCGTATCCTGTTTCCATTCCGAGTTCATTGCTTGATATGGATATTAAAATTGAAGGTTTAAAACTCTCTCAAATCAAAACAGACCTTGGTGCTATCGAAGGGAAAAAAACAAAACAACTTCCATTGGAAGTGAAACTCAAATATACAGACTTACTCAATCTTTATAAAAAATTTCCAAACAAACCTCTGTTGGAAGTAAGTGCCGAAGGAAATATGAAAGTTCCCATTCCTAAACAGTGGCAACTTCTAGGAAAAGATTCCCTTAGTTTTCCTTTTGTCAAAAAACGGGAAATCCCAGCCATCCTTCCTAACGTAGAAATTCAAAATTTCAAAATTCTTATGCCAACCGAAGCTGATATTCTGAGTGCATCCAATACAGGGGCACTTGCTGACACAGCAACTGGATTTTTAAAGGGACTTCTAGGAGGAACAAAACAACCTGCTACTTCTGCAGCCAAAGCTGGTCTTTCTGGTCTGAAATTGGATCTAAACACAGAATTTGATTTTGTATTTTCTAACCAAGCAGCTTCCAACTTAAACCTTACGGGACTTACCTATGACTTAAATCTAGCCGGTGAAAAATTCTTAAATGGAACTCCAAAAGAAATTATAAATTCGGGAAAAACTTCAACGGTCAAAGTAGCGACAAAGTTTCCAATAACTTCCATTAGCTCCTCTCTCTATAAAACCATCCAATCACGAACGGCACAGTTTGACTTAAAAGGAGATTCGGGGCTGAAAGTTCCTGCCGTACAAGAAACCATTCCTTTTCAATACGAAAAACAAGGGAACTTTAAGTGGTGA
- a CDS encoding exodeoxyribonuclease III: protein MKIITLNCNGIRSSLSKGLLDFICQENPDIICFQETKAPVTEIDRKEFRDLGYEVHSCLADKPGYSGTAVLTKLKPKSVTVGFGDGIYLSEGRSLLLEFPDFFLWNLYFPSGTSGEERQKIKYQFLDSFFEMAKPYTKKKKPLIVCGDVNIAHTEIDIHNAKGNQKSSGFLPEERAWVSKFLELGFLDCFRVVNPEVRDDYSWWTYRFQARKNNKGWRIDYFFITKSPKYKIESVHIAKEPVLSDHAPVVMKIQFT, encoded by the coding sequence ATGAAAATCATCACGTTAAATTGCAACGGAATTCGTTCCAGTTTGAGCAAAGGTTTGCTCGATTTTATCTGTCAGGAAAATCCTGACATTATTTGTTTTCAAGAAACCAAGGCCCCTGTGACCGAAATTGACCGCAAAGAATTTCGCGATTTAGGGTATGAAGTGCATAGTTGTCTTGCGGACAAACCTGGATATAGCGGAACGGCAGTTCTTACCAAACTAAAACCAAAATCGGTCACTGTCGGATTTGGTGATGGAATCTATTTATCTGAAGGAAGGTCATTACTTCTAGAATTTCCCGATTTTTTTCTTTGGAATCTCTACTTCCCTTCCGGAACCAGCGGGGAAGAACGCCAAAAGATAAAATACCAATTTTTAGATTCCTTCTTTGAAATGGCTAAACCCTATACTAAAAAGAAAAAACCACTGATAGTCTGCGGGGATGTCAACATTGCCCATACCGAAATCGATATCCACAATGCCAAAGGAAATCAAAAGAGCTCCGGATTTCTGCCAGAGGAACGGGCTTGGGTTTCAAAATTTTTAGAGTTAGGTTTTCTCGACTGTTTTCGCGTGGTGAACCCAGAAGTTCGGGATGATTACTCGTGGTGGACCTATCGTTTTCAAGCAAGAAAAAACAATAAAGGTTGGAGGATTGATTATTTTTTCATTACAAAATCCCCTAAGTATAAAATTGAATCCGTTCATATTGCCAAAGAACCCGTTCTCTCTGACCATGCACCTGTGGTAATGAAAATCCAATTCACTTGA